From the genome of Blastocatellia bacterium:
GAGATCACTACCTCAAAGAGGTCTGTGCCGACGGCTACATGAGTCGGCACACCGAGCAGGTAGACCATCGAGGGCATGCGGATGTAGCCCGCGCCGCCGCCGAGGAAACCACTGAAGATGCCGCCGACCAGCGCCACCAGCAGAATTGACCAGAGCGAAATCCGCTCAATGCCCGATACCGGCAGACTGATCATCGGCGGCAAGCGGATGCCGTGGACGCGCCGGGCGATGTGGTCGAGCGCCGATTCATCATGCTTGTCGTCGAGGACGCGCGCCGCGATGCCCGATTGCTCGGCCTCGCGCTCGCGCTCGCGCTGCATGCGAATCGTCAACATGCTCTCCCAGGAGATGAATGCCGATATCGACACCAGCACGATGACGAAGGTAATCCCGACGACTTGATCGATATTGGCGCGATGCTTCAACGCCTCGATGCCTTGAGCGCCGATCTCGACCCCGGCAATCGTGCCGATCACCATAATCATGCCGAGCTTGAGATCAACGTTGCCGAGCGCCCGATGCTTCTTGGCGGCGACGATTGACTTGCCGACGATGTGCGCTAAATCGGTGCCGACCACAAAGTTCATCGGCACGCCGAGGGCGAACAACGAGGGCCCGGCAAGAAAGCTGCCGCCGACGCCAAAGAAGCCGCCGAGCACGCCGATGATGAAACCGATTACCACCAGGTAGAGCGGATTGAGATGTGTTTGCGAAACGAGAAAATCCATCCGGTCTCCGTCATTCGGTCTTGGTGCGGATGAGGCGTAACAGCAGGCTGGTCACGGCTTCCAGCACAACTCCCTGGCCGATGATCAGCAAAAGACAGATGATCGCATAGCGCGTCTTGCCGTGATCGTAAATCTGCCTGAGCCAGGCGCTCAAAAAATTCAGCACCAGCAGAACGTAAACGATGACCAGCAGGGCATAGACGGATAGTTCGAGGGCGAATGATCGGAGACGCTTGAAGGCTATGCGTTTCACCACTCTTTTGCCTATGGGCCAGCCGATAAAACTCAGGCGATGCTGCTATGAACTTCCCGTAGCGGCAATGATCATAACTCACCTGGCGGCTCCGTAGAAAGGGAGGCGCGCGAAAGTGTCAGCCAACGATCAAAGATCGAGATAGCGAAAAAGCAGGGAGCGCCAGGCGGCGTCACTTCTTGGCAAGCTCCAGCGTGAAGGCCAGCGGCACGGCTTCGCTTTCGCTGACATCAACGAATTTCGTCTGCGTCAGGTAACCGTCCAGCGAAGCGGTAACCCGATAACGAGCCCGCATTGCCGGCAGGCGAAAGGCGAATTCGCCGCGGTTGTTGGTGATGTAGTCGCGCGACAGCGAGTCAATCTTCTTGTGTTCTTTCTCCTCTTCAGGGGTCGGCACTCGCGCCAGCTTCAAGCGCACGCCCGGCAGCGACAGGCCGCGCGCGTCAAAGACCGCGCCGCTGACCCTCGACGTGCGCTTGGCCCTGGTCAGCTGAATCGTTTTGACCTCGGTGATCTTCCCCTCTTCGACCTGCTGCATATCGCGCATGGTGCCGCCGGCATAACCTTCGGCGTCGAAAGAGACGGTGTAATTGTCGGGCTCCAGCTCAAGCTGGTATTGTCCGCCGGCATCGGTAGTCGCTTCTTTAATCTGGCGCGAGCGGCTGCTCATCACGCGCACTTCAACGTCGGCGAGCGGCTTGCCCTTCTCGCCTTCAACCTTGCCCTTGAGCGTTCCGGTCTTCTGCTGCGCGGCGAAACTGCCGCCGATCAAGCCAAGCACAACGATAGTTATTAGTGCGAGTCGCTTCATTCACTGTCCCCTTAATCAAGAAACACGATCTATCGAACGATGCATTGATTGTGCGGCGGCGGCGCTGAAAAAGTCAAACGTGGTAGTAGGCAGTAGGCGGTAGGCAGTAGGCAGTTAGCCGAGGGGAAATCGGGCCGTGCCGAGCGGCGGACTGCTGATGATACGGAAACTGCCTGCTGCCTACCGCCTACTGGATGAGCGCCAGCGAATCCACTATCATCGAAAAACGTGAGGGTCATCGGCGGAGCATATCGCAGTCGCAGGCTGCGCGCGGTCGAAGGGCTGGGCGTGCGGCCCACTTCGGATCGCCTGCGCGAAACCTTGTTTAACATACTCGGCGCGCGTGTCGCCGGCAGCCGCTTTCTCGACCTCTGCGCCGGGTCGGGCGCGGTCGGCATCGAAGCGATAAGCCGCGGCGCGACCCTGTCGGTCTTCGTCGAGCAGTCGCGCCGCGCTTGCAGCGTCATCGAAGCCAACCTGCATGGGCTCGGCATCAATGGCGTTAAGGTCATCTGCCGCGACGTCAATGCGGCGCTCAAACAATTAGCCGCCGACGGCCAGCCCTTCGACCTCATCTTCTTCGACCCGCCCTACGCATCAAGCCTCTACGCCACCGTCCTCGACAGCCTCGGAGAGAGCCCGCTGCCGGCCGCCGATGGCGTGCTGATCGTCGAGCATCGCGACAAGCTGCCCCTTGCAAGCCAGTACGGCAGGCTGCAACAGTTTCGCCAACTTAAGCAGGGCGAATCGGCGCTGGCCTTTTATAGCGCAACCTGAAATCTCTACGGCTTGCCCATGCTCTCGCCGATGTGCTATAAGGCTCTCTTTGCCGTTACCACGCATTTCTCATCCGTGGATGGTCAGGATGCGGATGTGCCAGCGACGAACGGCTCGTTGCTCGTAACGGCTTTTGCGGAGACGCTCATTAATCAGGCGATGAAATGGTTGGCCAGGCCAGTTGCTATCGGTGTACACAGCCGACGCTGTCGGGGTGTCGCTGCGCCCGCCGCAATCACACCGCTTCTCTCCGCACCGACGTTTGGTTTTCTGATTCAATTCCGATCTGGCTGCGACGGTCTGTGGGTTGATTGATCGCCAGATTGCGAACGCATTAAAAAAAACGAAGAGGTGGATTATATGATCGATAAACTGAAGCAAG
Proteins encoded in this window:
- a CDS encoding carboxypeptidase-like regulatory domain-containing protein, whose protein sequence is MKRLALITIVVLGLIGGSFAAQQKTGTLKGKVEGEKGKPLADVEVRVMSSRSRQIKEATTDAGGQYQLELEPDNYTVSFDAEGYAGGTMRDMQQVEEGKITEVKTIQLTRAKRTSRVSGAVFDARGLSLPGVRLKLARVPTPEEEKEHKKIDSLSRDYITNNRGEFAFRLPAMRARYRVTASLDGYLTQTKFVDVSESEAVPLAFTLELAKK
- a CDS encoding sulfite exporter TauE/SafE family protein, giving the protein MDFLVSQTHLNPLYLVVIGFIIGVLGGFFGVGGSFLAGPSLFALGVPMNFVVGTDLAHIVGKSIVAAKKHRALGNVDLKLGMIMVIGTIAGVEIGAQGIEALKHRANIDQVVGITFVIVLVSISAFISWESMLTIRMQREREREAEQSGIAARVLDDKHDESALDHIARRVHGIRLPPMISLPVSGIERISLWSILLVALVGGIFSGFLGGGAGYIRMPSMVYLLGVPTHVAVGTDLFEVVISASYGTFTHAVKGNVDILIALVMHTGAAIGAQIGAAATEYFRGPKIRLAFVPLPLIGAAIVIYSLLTGKHMK
- the rsmD gene encoding 16S rRNA (guanine(966)-N(2))-methyltransferase RsmD, which produces MRVIGGAYRSRRLRAVEGLGVRPTSDRLRETLFNILGARVAGSRFLDLCAGSGAVGIEAISRGATLSVFVEQSRRACSVIEANLHGLGINGVKVICRDVNAALKQLAADGQPFDLIFFDPPYASSLYATVLDSLGESPLPAADGVLIVEHRDKLPLASQYGRLQQFRQLKQGESALAFYSAT